In Aspergillus nidulans FGSC A4 chromosome IV, a single window of DNA contains:
- a CDS encoding class I SAM-dependent methyltransferase (transcript_id=CADANIAT00000895) — protein MARDDLTTRQWLLALLEPAKILTWAMSYYVGANFKAVLSGRLLAPILNAHQLRDEAFGKFWVAFSSNREEPPSTDHLSPGDTGATGATGATGASKSPFPSSSLSSSAKEDEQKALQSSDLIPPIISQATGVVLDVGPGTGTQIPLLSQIPAANISVIYGAEPCLGLHEELRRRAADYGLAQKYTILPCSVVQKELGPELKSIGLVSDSSDGGDGGVFDSIITIRVLCSVPDPETTISYLYSLLKPGGKLLVVEHVVNPWNTPKGSILARMMQGFYHFFGWRWVMGDCCLNRDTERLLRRAPERAGDGGWESVDLERWFERTCMVYIAGVFVKKR, from the exons ATGGCCAGGGACGACCTCACAACCCGGCAATGGCTCCTGGCTCTGCTGGAGCCGGCCAAAATTTTGACATGGGCTATGTCTT ACTACGTCGGCGCCAATTTTAAGGCCGTTCTCAGCGGACGCCTCCTAGCACCCATCCTTAATGCCCATCAGCTTCGTGACGAAGCATTCGGGAAGTTCTGGGTCGCATTTAGTT CAAACCGTGAAGAACCACCATCGACAGACCACCTCTCACCCGGCGACACAGGAGCAACAGGAGCAACAGGAGCAACAGGCGCAAGCAAAAGTCCattcccatcttcatccttaTCTAGCTCTGcaaaagaagacgaacaaAAAGCACTACAATCATCTGACCTGATTCCCCCCATTATCTCGCAAGCAACCGGTGTCGTCCTTGACGTCGGCCCGGGAACAGGGACACAAattccccttctctctcAAATCCCCGCAGCCAACATAAGCGTCATCTACGGCGCCGAGCCTTGTCTAGGTCTTCATGAGGAATTGCGCAGACGCGCTGCGGACTACGGATTGGCACAGAAGTATACGATTCTGCCGTGTAGTGTTGTGCAGAAAGAGCTAGGGCCGGAATTGAAGAGCATTGGATTAGTTTCGGACTCCTCTGATGGGGGTGATGGTGGAGTGTTTGACAGCATAATCACAATCCGCGTGCTTTGTTCTGTGCCTGACCCTGAAACGACAATCTCCTATTTATACAGCCTGCTCAAACCGGGTGGAAAGTTGCTTGTTGTGGAGCATGTTGTTAATCCATGGAATACGCCTAAAGGGTCGATATTGGCACGGATGATGCAGGGTTTTTATCACTTTTTCGGATGGAGATGGGTTATGGGCGACTGTTGTCTTAATCGCGATACGGAgcggttgctgaggaggGCACCTGAACGAGCGGGGGATGGGGGATGGGAGAGTGTGGATTTGGAGAGGTGGTTTGAGAGGACTTGTATGGTTTACATTGCTGGGGTCTTCGTTAAAAAGAGGTAG